Proteins from one Halopseudomonas pelagia genomic window:
- a CDS encoding C39 family peptidase — MKGISLAIVLALLAAPLNPVQAQTASKPFAALPNGALIYKPVTSMRERRFINLVEQQTDFSCGAAALATVLNQAYGWEFTEADVIQGMLAEADMELVRTQGFSMLDMKRFAETIGLRARGYRIPPEQLEQVKVPAIVLIDVRGYKHFVVMQTSSDGWVYIGDPVLGHKKMTLEDFTQGWNGIIFAVIGPGYDRDNALLSPPEPLTAKHRLDRFRPVPDAELLDFGFIQSDFF, encoded by the coding sequence ATGAAAGGGATCAGTCTTGCTATCGTGCTGGCTCTGCTAGCGGCGCCGCTGAATCCGGTTCAGGCGCAAACTGCGTCCAAGCCTTTCGCTGCTCTACCCAATGGTGCACTCATTTATAAGCCCGTCACCAGTATGCGTGAACGGCGCTTCATTAATCTGGTCGAGCAGCAAACTGACTTCAGTTGCGGGGCAGCTGCACTTGCCACCGTATTGAATCAGGCCTATGGCTGGGAGTTTACCGAAGCGGACGTGATTCAGGGCATGCTTGCCGAGGCTGATATGGAGCTGGTGCGCACCCAAGGCTTCTCCATGCTCGACATGAAACGCTTTGCCGAAACAATTGGCCTACGCGCGCGCGGCTATCGCATTCCGCCCGAGCAGCTGGAGCAGGTAAAGGTGCCTGCTATCGTGCTGATCGATGTGCGGGGTTACAAGCATTTTGTCGTTATGCAAACCAGCAGTGACGGCTGGGTGTACATCGGCGATCCGGTCCTGGGTCATAAGAAAATGACCCTCGAGGATTTTACCCAAGGGTGGAACGGCATCATCTTTGCGGTGATTGGCCCGGGTTACGATCGGGACAATGCCTTGCTTTCTCCCCCAGAGCCTCTGACAGCCAAACACAGACTGGACCGGTTCAGACCGGTGCCTGATGCAGAGCTGCTCGACTTCGGTTTTATTCAAAGTGATTTTTTTTAG
- a CDS encoding adhesin — translation MNSANLVVAVAIASLLGSAAALGEMSANADIQSSGKGYNGVVMINQAAGDGQQQVNVRALAAGDNAQARIKVEQIRETIVEEQVQLDASVRIGAGAFSQGDGVLGINQSAGIGTQQINAFRIEVGSMPQSLDDSGLAQSVAPSSINSGAVAPQSGQRQVSIDDQAFADSRGVVQLNQSAGVGNRMVNNLGIRIMD, via the coding sequence ATGAATTCCGCCAATCTAGTTGTTGCTGTCGCCATCGCTTCGTTACTCGGTTCCGCTGCTGCTTTGGGTGAAATGTCCGCCAACGCTGATATCCAATCCAGTGGTAAAGGCTATAACGGCGTAGTGATGATCAACCAGGCAGCCGGCGACGGCCAGCAGCAGGTCAACGTCCGGGCATTGGCTGCCGGCGATAATGCGCAGGCCCGAATCAAGGTTGAACAGATCCGCGAGACCATTGTTGAAGAGCAGGTTCAGCTTGATGCCAGCGTACGGATAGGCGCAGGTGCGTTCAGCCAGGGAGATGGCGTGTTAGGGATCAACCAGAGTGCCGGAATCGGCACTCAACAAATTAACGCTTTCCGCATCGAAGTAGGGTCGATGCCGCAAAGCCTGGATGACAGTGGTCTGGCACAGAGTGTCGCACCGTCATCAATCAACTCGGGAGCAGTAGCGCCTCAGAGTGGCCAACGCCAGGTCAGCATTGATGATCAGGCTTTTGCCGACAGTCGTGGTGTGGTGCAGCTGAACCAGAGTGCCGGGGTAGGGAACCGCATGGTTAATAACCTCGGCATCCGGATCATGGACTGA